The Vigna angularis cultivar LongXiaoDou No.4 chromosome 6, ASM1680809v1, whole genome shotgun sequence genome contains the following window.
attgatgaccaaaatataataaagtttaaaatataaataaattgttgaaatttaaaaattaagaaactatATTTAACCTTTGATTATATATCAAACTCAACcaataatgtaataattttttatacttttgtagttttctcttaattattgtaaaaagtTTAGTTGAAAGCATCCgtttttgaatttaatatatttcacaaaaaataaaccCATGTACCTTGAGCCTTTTCAAGGTTATAACAAAGTAagggataaaaataaaacttgtgTAGATTTGGATTAGAAATAATGAGCTGGTtttgaattaaatcaaaattagtGTGGTGAACGTGGTTCTAAGACACCCTGTTTCTATCTCATGAATCCGAtcctttatttctattttattctgTCAGTCTCTCCcaccaaaaaatattaaaaataaaatatctgcAAAGCTGAAACTGTTACCTTCTTGATGCATTCAAATCATTAGTGTAAGTTGGACATTATATTATCAGTATCCCCTGTTTAAagcttcattattttttttaatgatgtataaaacaaaaaaaaaataatcaatgcAAATTAACCAGAAAGTGGGAAATAAGTGAATGGATGGATCAATGGAATTTGTTCAGATTGAGTAAAATAAAGTACTGATATCAAAGGATGTTCAGTTTTCACACAAACGGAACACTAAAGAAAAAGTTTATTCTTTACAAGTGGTATCCGTTGAAAGCTTTTAAAAATGGTTGAGAAATTCTTTCAATTTGCTACTTTAAAATTTGTCCTACCTTTTATGGGTATATCAAGAAAGAAAATCAGTTTTgaatttaattacataaaagattcatattattttttatttatactatcTTTACATTTATACAATGTAAATGTGAGACTTAGATTTATATTATCTTTACATTTATTCATACTATCTATACGGTTTTCACATTAGTAAATGACTGACCATAGAGACAAAGAAACTGGATGACCAAAGTCTTAAGTAACTTTAAACACAACCTTTAAGTAACTCATTTTGATATCCATAAATATTACTAACTTAAACGTCAGAGTACTTTTGATAGATATTTACCCATACGATTTAGAGTTCGAACGTCAATAAAaccaaagaaaattaattaaaagtgtCTGTATGATAACTTAAACTgaactaaagaaaatataacatataaaatttTTGGTTATGTACTGAATATACTAAATATCtaagtattttttatgtaaattttcttattgttttgaagattttatatgaTGTTAAACAACTATATGACACTGTTACGAGTGTgtcaacttatatatatatatatatatatatatatatatatatatatatatatatatatatataattgatttgtgTAGTTATGACCTAAAACTTGTTATAAAGCATAAAAATGCATGTATTTTGTATCCCAATTAGGAATCATAGAGCATGTGCTTTTAACATTGTTCTCATACTTTAGATTTGGATCCAAGAAATCACTAACTAAACCAGAACACGCGCGCACGATGTGGCATGTGTGCATTCATGGCATATGCTTTCGGAACACTCTTTTGTTAACTTTAGCAAAACTAACATATGCTTTTAAAATATTCGTTAATTGTTACCATTTCatcattaattgattaaattgattcaaattaaattaactactTTGGTTTGGATTATCAATACCAATTCAACGGATGGAGATCAGACAAGTTAACCAATTTAAGAGATTTATTCTTTCCCtttcacaaaaaaattattattattctttttgtttttaaaatattttttagtcactttacaatttttttatcagttgataaataattaaaatatcgtAATTCCGAGATAATCAAATCTTTTTGCCAAGGTGAgggtaaattaaaataatataaaatccgattttatattatttgttcttATTGAAAAAAGAGTATGACTCTTCTAAAATGATCTTAAAATGTTGATTATaggtttataaattaatataagaaatgATTTCCTGATCTGaagaacaatatattaaaaaagtaaaataaagtgaATATTTTACGTGATAacacattatatttataaacaaaatatatgatatatagtttattacttttatatatgtgtcttaattatcatatttaattatttgtaatatatcatgttcataattatatttattatgatataatattttgtgGTGTATTGTAGttgtattttctaaaaatataatgcATATTATTATGagatattatgaaaatattgattataaatatatttatttattttatttttgtaaataagttaAGATGATGTTACATATGTAAAAAAATGGACTAATAGTAGATAGCTAATAGCTAATTCGTGTTAATTTGTGTATCTATATCTATAACATGAGAATATATAGCAATAAATTTTTCTGCTATGATGAATGTGCAATGctgtaatataaatttatttatagtaaagttgttttattcattatttttgttacatAAATACATTAGTTTGATAGGCAAAACTTGTTATTATATTTGCAAGATCTCTGTAACAAGAATCCAGGTAAACCAACTCAATCAAACCATAATAGTTTAACGCGGCCAATATGGATTTAACATGGCCCAATACAAAATAGCCCTCATTTGGCCCAATACAAAATAGCccatagtataaaaaaattcagaGACTTAATCTTGCAAATGCAATTCTCAATCCATAAATCCCtccaccaaaaataaaaaaaatagaaacggCACAATAACGCATCGTGTTTTGGTACTCCTCCTCCTCCCTCTCCGACAAGTCCCCTGGTCCGTTCTGGGACCTACCCGGCGTCGTCTTCAGTGGAATCGTGAAGCCCATCCAAATCCTCGAAATCATAAAACGCAGACAAGATAAAAGTGCTGGAGACAAACGTTACTGCAAGAAAGAATGCACAGTTACTAATTCTCTCATTACTCATTTACAATTGCGAGATAAGGGAAACGCTATTGAACCTGCATTGCGAAGAACTGAATTCACAACTCTTGAAAGAACACCGCCACCGGATGCCGCGAAGAAGAAGCCACCCGTTACTTCGAGTCCTACTCAGaatcatcaaattcaaattatgATTTACGTGACGTGAGTATTGGAAAGAAATTTAGGATTAGGGCTTggaatttttcatttattttctgcaatttcttttttcatcttttaattcATGTACTCTTCTTCTctgtcattttattttgtttgaataaaacTTTCAGTAATTacgtatttttaattaaataatagttattttttgttgttgttaaaaacatataattttactttaagcCGCTGCCTGCTGTTGAGTAATTTATTAGCTGAGAAAATAGCTTCGCAACTTTTGGGGGTAAGGCTTGCCTGATCGGAACTCCACGTTGTCTGTGCCTCGTAACGAGTCTAACGACAAATCCTTTTATACGCTTGTTGCTTTAGAATATTATGGAAtgattaataacttttattcaTTTAGGTTGTTAAATGTTCGTTTTTTTGTCCCTTCACAGACTGAAGGACATTATCTCCATACGGTCGTTAAACTTGTTGAGAGAGCTGGATTCAAACTGAaggtaaattttaaatttgaacagAATACTATGGGAATTTGAAAAGAGATCATTGGAATCATAGCTTTAGGaaaattatatacaatataATGGTCTTGAGCTGTAagaatattacattatatttaacgAGGGAGAAGGCTACATGGCTGATTGGTTTTGAGAGAAAATTTATGCAGCACAACCACAATAACCTGCTTGCCGACTTTCATTTGGACTTACTCTATCTCAGACAACAAATTCTTGATTGGTCTGTTGGACAAATCAGTGTTCAACTGATAATAATTCTATCATCATTGCAGGAATTTCGGGCCTGGTTGCTAGTGTTAGCAGGACTATCTACATATATAGCTTAAGCTTTTGGCCAAAGTATTTTCCTGGTAATTTCTGGTTGTTGATTAAATTGTCCTGGCCCCGTATGTATGTAAtgaagtattttatattttctaatgcTGGTTTTCTGTATGGTAATATCATCCATGGTCGATGCTGTTAAtgattatttctttttgttatggTTTAGAAATAGGGTGTACACCTTATTAGGACCTTCCAACAACAGTTTGTTTAGAAGCCACGAAAATGAATATTGCTGGTTTAAAAGATAGCTACAAGTTGATCGTTAATGCTCTCACTCAAGATTATCAAACTTCAGAGTTTACTTTGGTAAACtcgaattttaatttcataagattatatttcaaataaaaaatatactaaaatacataacataataattcaatattatatgatgttataaataaatttttatgttttatactgtaatattgttattattgttagtTGGTAATATcatatactattttaaatattttttatatttttctagtaTTATTATCCTTTTATAATTACACTAGGTGCTATATTATGTAATTTGCTTTACGTAAAAAGGACGTTGATGGACTTACACCGAGGCCAACAGTCCTCTAATTTGACCCTAATATGACCCATAGCTTGGGCCAGCCCTATCAATGAAGCGGAATAGAGAAAGGAAACGGGAGAGTACCAAGGCAGATTTTCAATACAATGATGAATGCACTCATTTGTATGATTGAAAGTGTGTTAGTGAACGTAGTTATTGGTACCCCgttatggttgaatttgatattaaaagaaACAGAGTTTGCATTATTCTTGAGCATTTGTTAAGAGTTTAAATGTAATTGAAGGGACGCAACATGGAAAGTCCCCACTCTGTGAACAGTCCAAGAAGAACTCTCAGTCTGTCAAAGCAGCGGAGGGCAACTGTGTCCTTTTTTGACCCTGATGACAAAACCTCTGGCTTCGGATTGTCTGGCGATCATGGCCCTAAGCCTTCTGAAGTTTATGGTTTTGTAGGTTCTATTACCACTGTTGTTGCTACAGGTCTTCCTCCCTTTTATTCTGCTCTTCAGAATTTTAACCCTTTTCTGTCTATACTCTCTTATACGTGCTTTCTATGGGCAATAATATATGTGATGATTGTAACTTTTAGTTGGCCACCAAGTTTTTCGTGATGCTCATATGGGATTTTGACTTTAATTGCATTTTAATATTTCCTTTGTGAATAGTTATTTTCTTCATATGGGCATATGTTCCAGAATCATGGCTACAATCTGCTGGCATATCGTACTATCCTAGCAGGTTAGACATCTCCACTCCTGTTGTTATTTGAACCTATGGAAAGTGTCAGATGTAATTGTTTTGGTGCACAAAACAATAACTTTTGTCGAGAAAACCTGAAGTGAGAAGTTCTGGAGTGTTAATTTTAAGGTTTACAAATGTCAACTCGGTCACGGTGCATGAAGCAATGTCAATTTAGGTGTTAAGTAGGGTTTTTGGGAAGGGATGGAAGTTATTAAGCCCAACTTTTTCCTTTAGAGTCTTTAATAGTGAATATACATGGAAAAAGGGTTTCAAATCACCTGTTTATGTAACCAATGTGAATTTTGCATCACTTTTTGCTTTCGAGATAATGGAGTGGGGAACTTAGTTCGCATatgtaggaaaaaaaaatatttttggatacTGGGCTTTTCAGACTGTTTGTGTGGCAAAATGCTAGTAAAACAACTTCTGGCTTTTCAGATATTGGGCTTTAGCAGTACCAACATATGTGATGGTGACCATTGTTTTGATGCTGGGATTCTACATTGGTCTTAACTTCATTTCAACACCTTCGCCTTCTTCTTTAAACACAGTTTTTGGTGAGTTCGATGCCAAATTCTTCAGTGACACGTGTGCTTAATTTTGATTGTTACATGTTAGTAAACGACACAAGTTTGACTCCCAATTCAtttggatttttcttttcttgaggCTGTGCTATCAGATAGAATCCAAAATCCAAAAGCATTgcttttaagttttctgataaCTGATTTGAACATCTCTTTGTTTAGATGAATTCAGTAGAGATCCTTCGAGTAACGAGTGTTCTCTAGAAGATGAAAAGCCCATCGATCCCATTTCAGATATCGGCCTTGACAGAATCAATGATATTATGTTCAATAATGCAACCTAACAATCACACATATCTCCAATGCTGTTATGGTGGGAATTGCTGTCAAGCAAGTTCTGCTAATTTGGGTTATTGTAGGAGAAGCT
Protein-coding sequences here:
- the LOC108341109 gene encoding phosphatidylinositol N-acetylglucosaminyltransferase subunit P; this translates as MESPHSVNSPRRTLSLSKQRRATVSFFDPDDKTSGFGLSGDHGPKPSEVYGFVGSITTVVATVIFFIWAYVPESWLQSAGISYYPSRYWALAVPTYVMVTIVLMLGFYIGLNFISTPSPSSLNTVFDEFSRDPSSNECSLEDEKPIDPISDIGLDRINDIMFNNAT